The Bryobacteraceae bacterium genomic sequence CGACCTGTCGGCCCATTCCCAATGCAGCGGGTTCCACAACACCAGGGCCGGCAACGCCGCTCCTATCAGAATGCCAAGGAGGATCTTTTTCATTTGCTTCACCTCGGGAACGGGGCGCCGATGGCCCGTTCCATCTCCGCCAGTGACTTCATGTAGTCGCTTGCGTACTGTGCCAAGCCTAAACGGACTTGCAGCAGCACGCGCTCGCTGTCCAAGAGGTCCAGCACCCCGAGCGTTCCCGTCGAATAGGCCGCCTCGGTGGAACGTAATGCCTGCTCGGCCTGTGGCAAGAGGGTCTTCTCAAAGAGGTTGATCTGGTCGGCCAACGTTCCGATCCGAAACCCGATCGCGCGGGTCGCCCCTTCGGTGGAATTGACCACGTCTCGGTAGGCTTCCCGTGATGCGATCTGATCCTGGCTGGCCTCCAGAATCGCCGCGTCGTACTTGCGCCGGCGGATCGGAATGTTCACACCGGCCGTTACCGCAAAGATGTTCTTTCCGTTCTGCTCCGGCGGATTCAGCCGGCCAGCCGCGTCGCTGCGTCCTTCCACATTCAGCATGCTGGCGCCCAGAGTGAAATCCGGCCAGTAGTTTTTCTTTGCCAACTGCACGCGCTTCTCATCTCTCTCGATCATCAGCAACGCCGACTGGATCTCCGGCCGCCGCCTCTTGGCCTCCTCGTGAAGCGCGGTGTAGTCCACTTCCACTGTGGGGACAGTACCCAGGGGCACCTTTACGAGGGGCGATTGTGCCGGCCGGTCCATCAGTGTGTTGAGCGCCGCTTCGGTCGAAACCCGCATGTTCTTCAACTCCTCCAGACGGTTGCGGTCCCTGGTGATCTCGGCCTGTAGCTTCACCACCGCTTGCTGCAATCCCATGCCCTGGGAATAGCGGGCCTGCGCCAGCGTTTCGTAATGGTCGAGCAGTGAGAGATCTTCCTCGGTGATCAAGGTCGACCGGTCGATGAACGCAAGGCTGTAGTATGCTAGCTTCACTTGGCGCACTACCTCGTCGCGCTGCGCTTCGTGCTGCTGGTGGTACATCAGCGCTTCTTTGGCCGCGATCTTCTCCCTGTCGGCGAGTTTGCCGAACCAGGGAAACTGCTGCGACAGGCTCAGCATAGTGGTCTGCGGGCCGACGCGGGTCTCCGGCGTTCTCAGATACTGCGTCACCCCGAACATCGGGTCTGGAAGAGAACTGACCTGCGGAAGCCGCTGCAAGGCAGCTTGGTACCGCGCGAACGACTGGCGCACCGCCGGGTTGCGATCGAGGGCCTCTTCGATGTAGAGCCGCAATTGTGAGTCATCGTTCGCGGTGTATTGTTGCGCCGAACCGATACCCACGATAGCGATTGCCAAAAGTGCCCTAAGGTTCATTCCCCAGTGGCACTGCACGCACAGTTCCGTTCAGCACTGCGGAGCAAACCCGTTGCCTTCGTTCGATGTGGCGTGCGAACTACGATGGGCGAATGGCCGAGCGCTGCCGCATTTCAGGCAGTCACGCCTCATCCGAGACACTGCAAGGGGAGATTCTTCCCCGGGAGGCTTATTGGCGGCATTAGGACGTGGTCCGCCGCTCAGCCGGTGGGCGCGGGAGCCGCCGTCGTCCTACACTTCCGGCAGCACCGCGGACGGGCCGAACCCTACCCCTTGTGTGAACGATGAGGACGGCTCGCGGTAGGTAGGACAACGGGTGGTCGAAGCTCCATCTCCGCAGGTGGGGGCATCCCCAGATACCTGATGCCGCCCCGCCTACGGGGAGGCGTCGGACTGCGATATCGGTTCTCTCTAGTCCTCTTCCGGGGCGTAGTACCCAGGTCGAGTATACACACTCACTGCGGGAACACCTCTTGGGCGACGCACCTTCACGCTGATCCGCCGCCACTTGCCGTCCAGCGTGGAGTTTGTCGAATAGTATCCCAGAACATAGCGGCTATGGAGCGCCCTGGCAATCTTCTCCATTACATCTTCCAGTTCTTCGAAGTCCTCGATCATGAAGTGGATGCCCCCGGTCCTGGTGGCCATCTCGTCCAGTAATGAGATGGCCGATTGGACCTCCATGTAGTGCATATCATCCGAAGAAGCGGGCACTCTTCCGTGCACGCCGATCGTGAATATTTGGGTGTCCGCTTCAACCGCAAGCTGCATCAGCTCTCGTTCGGAATACCGGCTGTGGTTTTCCAGTCCATCCGAAACCACCACCAACGCCTTGCGCGTCTGCCGAGCGGTGCGCATTCGCGCGAGAGCAAAGTAAACGGCGTCCACTAATGCCGTTTGCCCCTCCGGGTCCTCGCTCAGGAGCTTGGCCTGTATCGTCGAGAGGTTCCTGGTAAAACCCTCCCTCACAGTTGGACGGTCGGCAAACGTAATCAGCATGGCCTCATCCGCTGGCT encodes the following:
- a CDS encoding TolC family protein, translating into MAIAIVGIGSAQQYTANDDSQLRLYIEEALDRNPAVRQSFARYQAALQRLPQVSSLPDPMFGVTQYLRTPETRVGPQTTMLSLSQQFPWFGKLADREKIAAKEALMYHQQHEAQRDEVVRQVKLAYYSLAFIDRSTLITEEDLSLLDHYETLAQARYSQGMGLQQAVVKLQAEITRDRNRLEELKNMRVSTEAALNTLMDRPAQSPLVKVPLGTVPTVEVDYTALHEEAKRRRPEIQSALLMIERDEKRVQLAKKNYWPDFTLGASMLNVEGRSDAAGRLNPPEQNGKNIFAVTAGVNIPIRRRKYDAAILEASQDQIASREAYRDVVNSTEGATRAIGFRIGTLADQINLFEKTLLPQAEQALRSTEAAYSTGTLGVLDLLDSERVLLQVRLGLAQYASDYMKSLAEMERAIGAPFPR
- a CDS encoding VWA domain-containing protein, producing MCILALYVPSLSAQLARPQLPLRRTPPTDQASPAPSIKVDVNLVLVGVTVADGSGKMIEGLELQQFKLFESNREQNIVSFSVEDAPVSVGLVFDASGSMVERISTARQATRSFLDTLEPADEAMLITFADRPTVREGFTRNLSTIQAKLLSEDPEGQTALVDAVYFALARMRTARQTRKALVVVSDGLENHSRYSERELMQLAVEADTQIFTIGVHGRVPASSDDMHYMEVQSAISLLDEMATRTGGIHFMIEDFEELEDVMEKIARALHSRYVLGYYSTNSTLDGKWRRISVKVRRPRGVPAVSVYTRPGYYAPEED